A stretch of the bacterium genome encodes the following:
- a CDS encoding Trp family transcriptional regulator produces MKKISEFKSRKEWEDFLWSKFLENAERARSEKQLKNFLDNLLSANEKKLIIKRLTALAMIKAGKSYKEIEEILWISPSTISALKKSIEKQSGYQSNRYYAKKSKSEKIEKHKKGLPPQKTILDYWLNFPFPTKGGKRWKFLNYQG; encoded by the coding sequence ATGAAAAAAATCTCTGAATTTAAATCAAGAAAAGAATGGGAGGATTTCCTTTGGTCCAAATTTTTGGAAAATGCCGAAAGAGCGAGGTCTGAAAAACAATTAAAGAATTTTTTAGATAATTTACTAAGCGCCAACGAAAAAAAATTAATTATAAAAAGATTAACGGCTCTGGCGATGATAAAAGCCGGAAAATCCTATAAAGAAATAGAAGAAATTTTATGGATTTCTCCAAGCACTATTAGCGCTCTTAAAAAGAGCATTGAAAAACAATCCGGCTATCAAAGCAATCGTTATTACGCCAAAAAAAGCAAAAGCGAAAAAATAGAAAAACACAAAAAAGGATTACCGCCGCAAAAAACAATCTTAGATTATTGGCTTAATTTCCCTTTTCCAACCAAAGGCGGCAAAAGATGGAAATTTTTAAATTACCAGGGATAA
- a CDS encoding class I tRNA ligase family protein has product MLKDIKNLKNSELEEKVLKFWQENKIFEKSLERRAKKPLFSFYDGPPFANGLPHYGHILATVIKDATTRFWTMAGFRVERRVGWDTHGLPVETEIEKQLNLKGKKDIEKFGIEKFNAACRDSVFRYKKEWEKTLERVGRWADYGNAYATLDNSYMESVWWVFKKLWEQKLIYKDFRVTPYCFRCGTPLSNFEVNQGYREAEDPSVYVKFKIKNPKSSKNEYLLVWTTTPWTLPANAAIAVNPDLIYTKYSVNGDYLFSYSAPPALTGVKIEAVEKISGKKLAGLEYEPLYKLAGSEFKVNDCYRVLPADFISTEEGTGLVHIAPAFGEEDMKVGKKNNLPVLITVDEEGKMKTPGYSWNGLFVKEADKVIFEDLEKRNLLYKKETVLHQYPFCWRCDSPLLYYPLSTWYIAVAKIKNKLIKNNKKIHWVPEHIKEGRFGKWLAEARDWAFSRNRFWGAALPIWQCQSCQQNIAIGSLKELAQSAVNANNHYFILRHGQAESNHHKIISCWPEKITVKLTDKGREQIEKIAQVLNKKNIQLIFSSDLLRTKETAGIVSKKINIPVNFDERLREYNVGEFNGQPIEKFNDFMGEKINLFSKTPEGGENLSDIRKRMMDSILELEKKYKNKNILIVSHGDPLWILEGASQGLNEKELVKSMENYIKVGELREIKLSNLPYDGEGKLDLHRPYIDKIELRCPECEGRAKRVSEVFDCWFESGSMPYGQWHYPFENKNLVEKTFPADFIAEGLDQTRGWFYTLHVLAGALFNKPAFKNVVVNGLVLDARGMKLSKKLRNYAEPEIIFDKYGADALRYFLLSSTQIGEDYQFSEKGVAEIFRKVIDKFRNVFNFYQLYAGNIRINPCLPACRSVSLLDKWILARLNEVILKMTEKMEAYELTDATRILMEFIDDLSNWFVRRSRKRFSGEDSKQASAVLGYIILETSKLMAPFAPFISEAIHMTLTQNSVHLEDWPKADKNLIDKNLLESMVEVRRLASLALAKRLEAVIKVRQPLASLKLKNSKTQKQQRTIRYFERRN; this is encoded by the coding sequence ATGCTGAAAGACATTAAGAATCTGAAAAATTCCGAGCTTGAAGAAAAAGTTCTTAAATTCTGGCAGGAAAATAAAATTTTTGAGAAATCCCTGGAGAGACGAGCGAAGAAACCGCTTTTTTCTTTTTATGACGGACCGCCTTTCGCCAACGGTTTGCCTCACTACGGCCATATTTTAGCCACCGTTATTAAAGACGCTACGACCCGTTTTTGGACAATGGCCGGCTTCAGGGTTGAACGCCGGGTGGGCTGGGATACTCACGGTTTGCCCGTGGAAACCGAGATTGAAAAACAATTGAATCTCAAGGGCAAAAAAGACATTGAAAAATTCGGCATTGAAAAATTTAACGCCGCCTGCCGCGATTCGGTTTTCCGTTATAAAAAAGAATGGGAAAAAACTCTTGAAAGAGTCGGCCGCTGGGCTGATTATGGGAACGCTTACGCCACTTTGGACAATTCCTACATGGAATCGGTCTGGTGGGTTTTTAAAAAACTTTGGGAACAAAAACTGATTTATAAAGATTTCCGGGTAACGCCGTATTGTTTCCGCTGTGGCACGCCTTTATCCAATTTTGAAGTAAATCAGGGCTACCGGGAAGCCGAAGACCCATCGGTTTACGTGAAATTTAAAATAAAAAATCCGAAATCTTCAAAAAACGAATATTTGCTGGTTTGGACGACTACCCCCTGGACATTGCCTGCCAATGCCGCCATTGCCGTTAATCCGGATTTAATTTATACGAAATATTCGGTGAATGGAGATTATCTTTTTTCTTATAGCGCGCCTCCGGCTTTAACCGGCGTTAAAATTGAAGCTGTTGAAAAAATTTCCGGCAAAAAACTTGCAGGTTTGGAATACGAGCCGCTTTATAAACTTGCAGGTTCGGAATTTAAAGTTAATGATTGTTATCGGGTTTTGCCGGCTGATTTTATTTCAACCGAAGAGGGGACGGGGTTGGTTCATATCGCGCCGGCTTTCGGAGAGGAAGACATGAAAGTGGGCAAAAAAAATAATCTTCCGGTTCTAATAACCGTGGATGAAGAGGGGAAAATGAAAACGCCGGGTTATTCTTGGAACGGTTTGTTCGTCAAAGAAGCCGATAAAGTCATTTTTGAAGATTTAGAAAAAAGAAATCTTTTGTACAAAAAAGAAACCGTTCTTCACCAGTATCCTTTTTGCTGGCGCTGTGATTCGCCGTTGCTTTATTATCCTTTAAGCACCTGGTATATCGCCGTTGCCAAAATCAAAAATAAATTAATAAAAAATAACAAGAAAATTCATTGGGTGCCGGAGCATATTAAAGAAGGAAGGTTCGGCAAGTGGCTGGCTGAAGCGCGGGATTGGGCTTTTTCCCGGAATCGTTTCTGGGGCGCGGCGTTGCCGATTTGGCAGTGCCAGTCCTGTCAGCAAAATATCGCCATAGGTTCCCTGAAAGAGTTGGCGCAATCGGCGGTTAATGCGAATAATCATTATTTTATTTTGCGGCATGGTCAGGCCGAATCAAACCATCATAAAATTATTTCTTGCTGGCCGGAAAAAATAACAGTCAAACTTACTGACAAAGGAAGGGAACAAATTGAAAAAATCGCCCAAGTTTTAAACAAAAAAAATATTCAACTTATTTTTTCTTCGGACCTTTTGCGCACCAAAGAAACCGCCGGGATTGTTTCTAAAAAAATTAATATTCCGGTTAATTTTGACGAACGTTTAAGAGAATATAATGTCGGGGAATTCAACGGGCAACCGATAGAAAAATTCAACGATTTTATGGGCGAGAAAATAAATTTATTTTCTAAAACTCCCGAAGGAGGAGAGAATTTAAGCGATATTAGGAAACGGATGATGGATTCTATTTTGGAATTGGAAAAAAAATATAAAAATAAAAATATTTTGATTGTCAGCCACGGCGATCCGCTCTGGATTTTGGAAGGAGCCAGCCAGGGGCTCAACGAGAAAGAGCTTGTAAAATCAATGGAAAATTACATTAAAGTAGGCGAACTGCGGGAAATCAAACTTTCCAATTTACCTTATGACGGGGAAGGGAAATTAGATTTACATCGCCCTTATATAGACAAAATAGAATTGCGGTGTCCCGAATGTGAAGGCCGGGCCAAGCGTGTTTCGGAGGTTTTTGACTGCTGGTTTGAATCCGGCTCCATGCCTTACGGCCAATGGCATTATCCTTTTGAGAATAAAAATTTGGTGGAAAAAACTTTTCCCGCTGATTTCATCGCTGAAGGCCTGGACCAAACCCGGGGCTGGTTTTACACTCTTCATGTTTTAGCCGGCGCTTTATTTAATAAACCGGCTTTTAAAAACGTAGTTGTTAACGGACTTGTTTTAGACGCCCGTGGAATGAAATTAAGCAAAAAACTGCGCAACTACGCCGAACCGGAAATAATTTTTGATAAATACGGGGCTGACGCTTTGCGTTATTTTCTTCTGAGCTCCACTCAAATCGGCGAGGATTATCAGTTTTCCGAAAAAGGCGTGGCAGAAATTTTCCGGAAGGTGATTGATAAATTCAGGAATGTTTTCAATTTTTATCAGCTATACGCGGGGAATATCCGCATAAATCCCTGCCTGCCTGCCTGCAGAAGCGTTTCTTTATTGGATAAATGGATTTTAGCCCGGCTCAACGAAGTCATCTTAAAAATGACCGAAAAAATGGAGGCCTATGAACTTACCGATGCCACCAGAATTCTTATGGAATTTATTGACGACCTTTCAAATTGGTTTGTCAGGCGTTCCCGGAAAAGATTTTCGGGTGAAGATTCCAAACAGGCCTCGGCCGTGCTTGGTTATATAATTTTGGAAACCAGCAAATTAATGGCGCCTTTCGCCCCGTTTATTAGCGAGGCGATTCATATGACTTTGACGCAAAATTCGGTTCATCTTGAAGATTGGCCCAAAGCTGATAAAAATCTGATTGATAAGAATTTGTTGGAATCAATGGTTGAAGTGCGGCGGTTGGCCAGTTTGGCTTTAGCCAAGAGATTGGAAGCCGTAATAAAAGTGAGACAGCCGCTGGCGTCATTAAAACTCAAAAACTCAAAAACTCAAAAACAGCAAAGGACTATTAGATATTTTGAAAGACGAAATTAA
- a CDS encoding DUF5915 domain-containing protein, with the protein MKDEINVKEIIFDSEIKEELELDTKITPELKAEGVLRDLTRLVQGLRQDAGYQPKDKIILMIEAPAELKEILEKNNVFLKKEINAHDIELRHSDKFDAESSTKMNDWQIWLGVRKI; encoded by the coding sequence TTGAAAGACGAAATTAACGTCAAAGAAATTATTTTTGATTCCGAAATAAAAGAGGAATTGGAATTGGACACCAAAATAACGCCAGAGTTGAAAGCGGAAGGTGTTTTAAGGGATTTGACCCGGCTGGTTCAGGGTTTGCGCCAGGACGCCGGCTATCAGCCGAAGGACAAAATTATTTTGATGATTGAAGCCCCGGCGGAACTAAAAGAGATTTTGGAAAAGAATAATGTTTTTCTCAAAAAAGAAATCAACGCCCATGATATTGAGCTAAGACATTCGGACAAGTTTGACGCGGAATCAAGCACTAAAATGAACGACTGGCAGATTTGGCTGGGAGTAAGAAAAATTTAA